The following coding sequences are from one Ruminococcus flavefaciens AE3010 window:
- a CDS encoding YbjN domain-containing protein — protein MENNNIKTNRVISEFRDLLDKRGITYELNKEDENLIRFRTKLPNYEEIMPFVLIHFNDENGALSLALSKIAVFTKAGPDLYALVNHFNADPGCFGCKMFIDENGEVVVLTNAIVKSGDVIDLIEEYIKINILSIDRYFGQISEIINNSDKD, from the coding sequence ATGGAAAACAATAATATCAAAACAAACAGAGTGATCTCAGAATTCCGCGACCTTCTTGACAAGAGAGGAATAACATACGAGCTCAACAAGGAGGACGAGAACCTTATAAGATTCCGTACAAAGCTCCCGAATTACGAAGAGATAATGCCCTTTGTCCTCATTCACTTCAATGATGAGAACGGCGCTCTCAGCCTTGCTCTCAGCAAGATAGCTGTATTCACAAAAGCAGGTCCCGACCTTTATGCGCTGGTCAACCACTTCAACGCAGACCCGGGCTGCTTTGGCTGCAAGATGTTCATAGATGAAAACGGAGAGGTCGTTGTGCTCACAAACGCTATCGTAAAAAGCGGCGATGTCATCGATCTCATCGAGGAGTATATCAAGATAAATATCCTTTCTATAGACCGTTATTTCGGACAGATTTCTGAAATAATTAATAACAGTGATAAAGATTAA
- a CDS encoding ABC transporter ATP-binding protein, with amino-acid sequence MPPKPQQRPMAKPENTFGTLKRIFSYMHGFRIQFVFVVIAIFISSGAGIAGNYLLKPIIDNIEDALKTGDWKYGKFIGILMVMIVIYVCGALSSLLYMRIMLRISTTTLMRIRNDLFCKMEMLPIRFFDKHTHGELMSLYTNDTDAIREMLSNSIAQFISSAITIIGVFAAMLIYSWRLTILVVIMLFIIIRVIGFVGSRSGKGFIAQQKALGSVNGYIEEMIDGQKVVKVFNHEDKANEEFTVLNEELCKAATHANTFASILMPIMNNLSYVHYAVTAIAGGIMAVKGIGGMTVGTVVSYLQFTRSFSHPITTVSQQFNSVLTALAGAERIFRVIDEEPETDEGYVTLVNAEIAPDGSVKETDKRTGHWAWRHPHKADGTVTYKEVRGNVEFDDVVFGYEPNKTVLNGISLYAKPGQKIAFVGSTGAGKTTIINLINRFYDVPEGKIRYDGININKIKKDDLRRSQSIVLQDTHLFTGTVMENIRYGKLDATDEEVYAAARLANADSFIRHLENGYDTMLTADGANLSQGQRQLLAIARAAVADPPVLILDEATSSIDTRTEALIEKGMDSLMEGRTVFVIAHRLSTVRNSHAIMVLEHGKIIERGNHNELIAQHGKYYQLYTGMFELT; translated from the coding sequence ATGCCGCCTAAACCGCAGCAAAGACCAATGGCAAAGCCCGAGAATACATTTGGTACGCTGAAACGCATATTCAGCTATATGCACGGCTTCCGCATACAGTTCGTATTCGTGGTCATAGCGATTTTTATCAGCTCGGGAGCAGGCATAGCAGGCAACTACCTGTTAAAACCCATAATCGACAACATTGAGGACGCCCTTAAAACAGGTGACTGGAAGTACGGAAAATTCATCGGCATACTCATGGTGATGATAGTTATATACGTCTGCGGTGCACTGTCATCGTTACTGTATATGCGCATCATGCTGAGAATATCCACCACCACCCTTATGCGTATAAGAAACGACCTTTTCTGCAAAATGGAAATGCTTCCCATACGCTTCTTCGACAAGCACACTCACGGTGAGCTCATGAGCCTCTACACCAACGATACGGACGCTATCCGCGAAATGCTCAGCAACAGTATCGCCCAGTTCATAAGCTCAGCCATAACCATAATCGGTGTATTCGCCGCAATGCTCATCTACAGCTGGAGACTTACCATACTTGTGGTCATTATGCTGTTCATCATTATCAGAGTCATCGGCTTTGTGGGCTCACGGAGCGGAAAGGGCTTCATTGCTCAGCAGAAGGCTCTGGGAAGCGTCAACGGCTACATCGAGGAAATGATAGACGGACAAAAGGTAGTCAAGGTGTTCAACCACGAGGACAAGGCAAACGAAGAGTTCACCGTTCTCAACGAGGAGCTCTGCAAGGCGGCTACTCACGCCAATACCTTTGCAAGTATCCTCATGCCTATCATGAACAACCTGTCCTATGTACACTACGCTGTTACAGCCATTGCAGGCGGTATCATGGCAGTAAAGGGCATAGGCGGCATGACTGTGGGCACTGTGGTTTCCTATTTGCAGTTCACACGTTCATTCTCTCACCCCATAACCACTGTATCACAGCAGTTCAACTCCGTGCTCACTGCCCTTGCAGGTGCTGAGCGTATATTCCGCGTTATCGACGAGGAGCCCGAGACTGACGAGGGCTATGTAACGCTGGTCAATGCGGAGATAGCTCCCGACGGCTCTGTAAAGGAGACCGACAAGCGCACGGGTCACTGGGCTTGGAGACACCCCCACAAGGCCGACGGCACCGTTACCTACAAGGAAGTCCGCGGCAATGTGGAGTTCGACGATGTGGTATTCGGCTATGAGCCCAACAAGACTGTTCTCAACGGTATCTCGCTCTACGCGAAGCCGGGACAGAAGATAGCCTTTGTAGGCTCCACAGGTGCGGGAAAGACCACCATAATCAACCTTATCAACCGATTCTACGATGTGCCAGAGGGCAAGATACGCTACGACGGCATAAACATCAACAAGATAAAGAAGGACGACCTGCGCCGTTCACAGTCCATAGTTTTGCAGGATACCCATCTTTTCACGGGTACTGTCATGGAGAATATCCGCTACGGAAAGCTTGACGCCACCGACGAGGAGGTCTACGCAGCTGCAAGGCTTGCAAATGCGGACAGCTTCATAAGACACCTTGAAAACGGCTACGACACCATGCTCACCGCAGACGGTGCCAACCTCTCACAGGGACAGCGACAGCTCCTTGCCATTGCAAGAGCAGCCGTTGCGGACCCGCCCGTGCTTATCCTCGACGAGGCTACAAGCTCTATCGATACCCGTACAGAGGCTCTTATCGAAAAGGGTATGGACTCCCTTATGGAGGGCAGAACGGTATTCGTTATCGCACACAGACTGTCCACGGTACGCAATTCTCACGCTATCATGGTTCTGGAGCACGGCAAGATAATCGAGCGCGGCAACCACAATGAGCTCATAGCTCAGCACGGAAAGTACTATCAGCTCTATACGGGAATGTTCGAGCTGACATGA